In Micropterus dolomieu isolate WLL.071019.BEF.003 ecotype Adirondacks linkage group LG17, ASM2129224v1, whole genome shotgun sequence, one genomic interval encodes:
- the LOC123986603 gene encoding uncharacterized protein LOC123986603 isoform X3, whose protein sequence is MRKMPRGFNITVQTKLDLHVTVCRRSDGRMRLELCKECKLYHCPFCQPAVYKPKGDYASVWTHVEIHRMRALQHGEFNIHSCHLQCRGERHFHCPYCAKTIITRKQFESHMDKCVETQSSTTAATGIQSAAPPGSPALPVTTVGQCAVLLLNLTPPFQQPITMGPFPTAPKPPAQPKSTADQHPALPELPVEPKPSADQHPSPPDPPVKSNCTSGQSSASPDLLVEPTTTAGQPAAAPPDPSVQLTAPAVHASTLTDDPVKQTSQIDRTVRRKIKCPMCNLYLNKKNLRKHKLRKHLISEKDITAKDHLRSQCIDSHNGVYAVAKSYKATAVPVHVIKKKSGSTHKMVCEEDRCEVISDFQRRSGLPNSQCPHLRSVDFCFTRACIEDLKPGVLEELVDNKWIGKDMGAKCLNHRDQATQSRAPLVTLVDLGGSHCLYLSVFEPKVSQYSKLGRLFVTYNVKGRLWHCDCSRGRISCLHKCIAKWFLFQTNKELFSPGAKRDSPLSISDVMEDSPAETSTENSPGTVCPLREDRLKEMAKYIYNQKKLPTTFPENITQFESEMYFSKYFIPVETVCQECPGHVSLTEPVLITNKARVITLTGMTEDNSTFFKKCPDCEMVYCYQEWSEGLHNFNNDIILSLQLCILLQNSIKSHTNDGGVVEVLRTVGVKSPCGMEVLQAYIHFEALTSHDCPSEVMMDLYQKGIFNMAGIEIKGLPESFTGEVNAEEFWDSVCMEIITSSLVARSSAYVATSDGNNKEAAVSAAVTTSFMPAEIQRLSKQRTEECHRAVSRYLVKGLHPLSTVESPWFREMTKTLNPRYHLPSRDQLINTLIPSWYAAEKKHVIRELLQVSKAAVTCDWWTSFAHDHYLTVTLHFIMKGQMRQKVLCTKSVCDTQTDTVVAEQIGGVLEEFGVLDKVVAMTVDNVFRIAIKKLQLRKLRCFAHILNLAAQKVYTSNTVARWASKIRAVVVWIKRFSTAQTVLQEKQQLLNLPQHSLVLDVQTHWSSLYLMVERFVEQYAALQATTTDPQIKPYVEKKRLETLTDDDHRKAEEFIRIMKPLYTSSLCVSADKSPTCSQIFPILKKLEAHFETRDEDSLFTATLKEKVWGDLSTCYKDGDTWKFLQESSALDPRFKKRIDSDEIWYRVENAAVRVKTKTQVSNQEEHRLLQEDDSDASDVSEQKDKEPEYSSDETPYPKRPRLTALEELFEEEDRVLKSSAAAEKTLSIPERVQQEIQLYRNLPAVPTSEDALAWWWERRDTLPLLSELSNSYLCIQASSTPRERVFSTAGDTLSHERSHVLPEQADMQIFLQKNC, encoded by the exons ATATTCATTCGTGCCATTTGCAGTGCAGAGGAGAAAGACACTTTCATTGTCCATATTGTGCAAAGACAATTATAACACGGAAACAGTTTGAAAGTCATATGGACAAATGTGTGGAGACGCAAAGTTCAACAACGGCAGCTACAGGCATCCAGTCTGCTGCTCCGCCTGGCTCTCCTGCTCTGCCAGTTACCACAGTCGGCCAGTGTGCCGTCCTCCTGCTCAACCTCACTCCCCCTTTTCAGCAGCCTATCACCATGGGACCGTTTCCTACTGCACCCAAGCCACCTGCTCAGCCAAAATCCACGGCAGACCAGCATCCTGCTCTACCAGAACTCCCTGTTGAACCAAAACCCTCAGCAGATCAGCATCCTTCTCCGCCTGACCCCCCCGTTAAATCAAACTGCACATCAGGCCAGTCTTCAGCTTCACCTGACCTCCTTGTTGAACCCACAACCACAGCTGGccagcctgctgctgctcctcctgacCCATCTGTTCAGCTGACAGCCCCAGCGGTCCACGCATCCACTTTAACAGACGACCCTGTTAAGCAAACCAGTCAAATAGACAGAACAGTacggagaaaaataaaatgtccaaTGTGCAACCtatacttaaataaaaaaaatctaagaaaacaTAAACTCAGGAAACACTTGATATCTGAGAAGGACATAACAGCCAAAGACCATCTTAGAAGTCAGTGTATTGACTCTCATAATGGGGTGTACGCTGTAGCAAAGTCTTACAAGGCCACCGCTGTACCAGTTCATGtcattaaaaagaaatcaggcagcacacacaaaatggtGTGTGAAGAAGATCGATGTGAGGTGATTTCCGATTTTCAAAGGAGGAGCGGCTTACCTAATAGCCAGTGCCCTCATCTACGCTCTGTTGACTTTTGTTTTACTCGTGCATGCATAGAAGACTTAAAACCTGGTGTGTTGGAGGAACTGGTTGACAATAAATGGATTGGAAAGGACATGGGGGCCAAGTGTCTTAACCACCGTGACCAAGCCACTCAGAGCAGAGCCCCACTTGTTACTCTTGTGGATCTTGGTGGAAGTCATTGCCTGTATTTGTCTGTGTTCGAGCCCAAAGTGTCACAGTACAGCAAGTTAGGAAGATTATTCGTGACATACAATGTAAAGGGAAGGTTGTGGCATTGTGATTGTTCTCGAGGGAGAATTTCCTGCTTGCACAAATGCATAGCAAAGTGGTTCCTCTTCCAAACCAACAAAGAGTTATTTTCCCCAGGTGCCAAACGAGACTCACCTCTAAGCATTTCTGATGTGATGGAAGACTCACCCGCAGAAACCTCCACAGAAAATTCACCTGGAACTGTGTGTCCGCTAAGAGAAGACAGACTTAAAGAAATGGCAAAGTACATTTACAACCAAAAGAAATTGCCCACCACTTTTCCAGAAAACATCACCCAGTTTGAGTCTGAAATGTACTTTTCAAAGTATTTCATTCCAGTTGAAACTGTCTGCCAAGAGTGCCCAGGTCATGTCTCCTTAACAGAGCCAGTGCTGATCACCAACAAAGCGAGAGTCATTACTTTAACAGGAATGACAGAAG ATAATtccacatttttcaaaaagtgtCCGGATTGTGAAATGGTCTACTGTTACCAGGAGTGGAGCGAGGGTCTTCACAATTTCAACAATGACATCATCCTGAGTCTGCAACTATGCATTCTTCTGCAAAACTCAATCAAG agTCACACTAATGATGGTGGAGTAGTGGAGGTGCTGCGGACAGTAGGTGTCAAGTCTCCATGTGGCATGGAAGTGCTTCAGGCATACATCCACTTTGAAGCTCTTACAAGTCACGACTGTCCGTCTGAAGTCATGATGGATCTTTATCAAAAAGGCATTTTCAACATGGCAG GGATTGAGATAAAGGGCCTGCCTGAATCCTTTACCGGAGAAGTAAATGCAGAGGAATTCTGGGATTCAGTGTGCATGGAGATAATAACAAGCAGCCTGGTTGCTC GAAGTTCTGCCTATGTTGCCACCTCAGACGGTAACAACAAAGAAGCTGCAGTGTCTGCGGCTGTCACAACCTCCTTCATGCCGGCTGAAATACAGAGGCTGAGCAAACAAAGAACAGAGGAGTGTCACAGGGCTGTGAGCAGATATCTTGTGAAAGGATTACATCCCTTGTCCACAGTGGAGTCACCTTGGTTTAG AGAGATGACAAAAACACTAAACCCAAGGTACCACCTGCCCTCCAGAGATCAGCTCATAAACACACTGATACCTTCATGGTACGCTGCGGAGAAGAAGCATGTCATCAGAGAGCTGCTTCAAGTGTCTAAGGCTGCAGTGACATGTGACTGGTGGACAAGTTTTGCCCACGACCATTATCTGACTGTTACTTTACACTTCATAATGAAAGGCCAGATGAGGCAGAAAGTGCTGTGTACGAAGTCAGTTTGCGACactcagacagacacagtaGTAGCAGAGCAGATAGGTGGTGTACTGGAGGAATTTGGTGTCCTAGACAAAGTTGTTGCTATGACGGTGGATAATGTGTTCAGGATTGCCATCAAGAAACTGCAGTTGAGGAAGCTGAGATGTTTTGCCCATATTCTTAATCTTGCTGCACAGAAGGTGTACACCAGTAACACTGTGGCCAGATGGGCATCAAAAATAAGAGCTGTTGTTGTTTGGATCAAAAGGTTTTCCACAGCTCAAACAGTTCTTCAGGAGAAACAACAGCTTTTGA ATCTACCACAACACTCTTTAGTACTCGATGTCCAAACACATTGGAGTTCATTGTACCTCATGGTGGAGAGGTTTGTAGAGCAGTATGCTGCCTTACAGGCCACTACCACAGACCCGCAGATCAAACCGTATGTTGAGAAGAAAAG GCTAGAAACGCTGACAGACGATGATCACCGAAAAGCAGAGGAGTTTATTAGGATCATGAAGCCTTTGTATACATCTTCGCTCTGTGTCTCCGCTGACAAGAGTCCAACTTGTAGTCAGATATTTCCCATCTTGAAAAAACTGGAGGCCCACTTTGAAACCCGGGATGAGGACTCTCTGTTCACAGCCACGCTCAAGGAAAAGGTCTGGGGTGACCTGTCTACATGTTACAAG GATGGCGATACTTGGAAGTTCCTACAGGAGTCAAGCGCTCTGGATCCAAGGTTCAAGAAAAGAATAGACTCAGATGAGATTTGGTACAGAGTGGAAAATGCTGCAGTTAGggttaaaaccaaaacacag GTGTCAAATCAGGAGGAACACAGACTTTTGCAGGAGGACGATAGTGATGCATCTGATGTGTCTGAGCAGAAAGACAAGGAGCCAGAGTATTCTTCAGATGAG ACACCGTATCCCAAAAGACCGAGGTTAACAGCCCTGGAGGAGCTTTtcgaggaggaggacagagttCTGAAGAGCAGCGCAGCAGCCGAAAAGACACTTTCAATACCTGAAAGAGTCCAGCAAGAAATACAGCTGTACAGAAACCTGCCTGCAGTACCCACGTCAGAGGACGCTCTGGCCTGGTGGTGGGAGAGACGAGACACGCTGCCTCTCCTGTCTGAGCTCTCCAACTCATACCTGTGTATCCAAGCATCGTCTACTCCTCGTGAGAGAGTGTTTTCCACAGCAGGGGACACACTCAGCCATGAGAGGTCACACGTTCTACCAGAACAGGCAGATATGCAGATTTTTCTACAGAAAAATTGTTAA
- the LOC123986603 gene encoding uncharacterized protein LOC123986603 isoform X4 — MAQPCGACGETKWARGQLSGRVERDLHVTVCRRSDGRMRLELCKECKLYHCPFCQPAVYKPKGDYASVWTHVEIHRMRALQHGEFNIHSCHLQCRGERHFHCPYCAKTIITRKQFESHMDKCVETQSSTTAATGIQSAAPPGSPALPVTTVGQCAVLLLNLTPPFQQPITMGPFPTAPKPPAQPKSTADQHPALPELPVEPKPSADQHPSPPDPPVKSNCTSGQSSASPDLLVEPTTTAGQPAAAPPDPSVQLTAPAVHASTLTDDPVKQTSQIDRTVRRKIKCPMCNLYLNKKNLRKHKLRKHLISEKDITAKDHLRSQCIDSHNGVYAVAKSYKATAVPVHVIKKKSGSTHKMVCEEDRCEVISDFQRRSGLPNSQCPHLRSVDFCFTRACIEDLKPGVLEELVDNKWIGKDMGAKCLNHRDQATQSRAPLVTLVDLGGSHCLYLSVFEPKVSQYSKLGRLFVTYNVKGRLWHCDCSRGRISCLHKCIAKWFLFQTNKELFSPGAKRDSPLSISDVMEDSPAETSTENSPGTVCPLREDRLKEMAKYIYNQKKLPTTFPENITQFESEMYFSKYFIPVETVCQECPGHVSLTEPVLITNKARVITLTGMTEDNSTFFKKCPDCEMVYCYQEWSEGLHNFNNDIILSLQLCILLQNSIKSHTNDGGVVEVLRTVGVKSPCGMEVLQAYIHFEALTSHDCPSEVMMDLYQKGIFNMAGSSAYVATSDGNNKEAAVSAAVTTSFMPAEIQRLSKQRTEECHRAVSRYLVKGLHPLSTVESPWFREMTKTLNPRYHLPSRDQLINTLIPSWYAAEKKHVIRELLQVSKAAVTCDWWTSFAHDHYLTVTLHFIMKGQMRQKVLCTKSVCDTQTDTVVAEQIGGVLEEFGVLDKVVAMTVDNVFRIAIKKLQLRKLRCFAHILNLAAQKVYTSNTVARWASKIRAVVVWIKRFSTAQTVLQEKQQLLNLPQHSLVLDVQTHWSSLYLMVERFVEQYAALQATTTDPQIKPYVEKKRLETLTDDDHRKAEEFIRIMKPLYTSSLCVSADKSPTCSQIFPILKKLEAHFETRDEDSLFTATLKEKVWGDLSTCYKDGDTWKFLQESSALDPRFKKRIDSDEIWYRVENAAVRVKTKTQVSNQEEHRLLQEDDSDASDVSEQKDKEPEYSSDETPYPKRPRLTALEELFEEEDRVLKSSAAAEKTLSIPERVQQEIQLYRNLPAVPTSEDALAWWWERRDTLPLLSELSNSYLCIQASSTPRERVFSTAGDTLSHERSHVLPEQADMQIFLQKNC, encoded by the exons ATATTCATTCGTGCCATTTGCAGTGCAGAGGAGAAAGACACTTTCATTGTCCATATTGTGCAAAGACAATTATAACACGGAAACAGTTTGAAAGTCATATGGACAAATGTGTGGAGACGCAAAGTTCAACAACGGCAGCTACAGGCATCCAGTCTGCTGCTCCGCCTGGCTCTCCTGCTCTGCCAGTTACCACAGTCGGCCAGTGTGCCGTCCTCCTGCTCAACCTCACTCCCCCTTTTCAGCAGCCTATCACCATGGGACCGTTTCCTACTGCACCCAAGCCACCTGCTCAGCCAAAATCCACGGCAGACCAGCATCCTGCTCTACCAGAACTCCCTGTTGAACCAAAACCCTCAGCAGATCAGCATCCTTCTCCGCCTGACCCCCCCGTTAAATCAAACTGCACATCAGGCCAGTCTTCAGCTTCACCTGACCTCCTTGTTGAACCCACAACCACAGCTGGccagcctgctgctgctcctcctgacCCATCTGTTCAGCTGACAGCCCCAGCGGTCCACGCATCCACTTTAACAGACGACCCTGTTAAGCAAACCAGTCAAATAGACAGAACAGTacggagaaaaataaaatgtccaaTGTGCAACCtatacttaaataaaaaaaatctaagaaaacaTAAACTCAGGAAACACTTGATATCTGAGAAGGACATAACAGCCAAAGACCATCTTAGAAGTCAGTGTATTGACTCTCATAATGGGGTGTACGCTGTAGCAAAGTCTTACAAGGCCACCGCTGTACCAGTTCATGtcattaaaaagaaatcaggcagcacacacaaaatggtGTGTGAAGAAGATCGATGTGAGGTGATTTCCGATTTTCAAAGGAGGAGCGGCTTACCTAATAGCCAGTGCCCTCATCTACGCTCTGTTGACTTTTGTTTTACTCGTGCATGCATAGAAGACTTAAAACCTGGTGTGTTGGAGGAACTGGTTGACAATAAATGGATTGGAAAGGACATGGGGGCCAAGTGTCTTAACCACCGTGACCAAGCCACTCAGAGCAGAGCCCCACTTGTTACTCTTGTGGATCTTGGTGGAAGTCATTGCCTGTATTTGTCTGTGTTCGAGCCCAAAGTGTCACAGTACAGCAAGTTAGGAAGATTATTCGTGACATACAATGTAAAGGGAAGGTTGTGGCATTGTGATTGTTCTCGAGGGAGAATTTCCTGCTTGCACAAATGCATAGCAAAGTGGTTCCTCTTCCAAACCAACAAAGAGTTATTTTCCCCAGGTGCCAAACGAGACTCACCTCTAAGCATTTCTGATGTGATGGAAGACTCACCCGCAGAAACCTCCACAGAAAATTCACCTGGAACTGTGTGTCCGCTAAGAGAAGACAGACTTAAAGAAATGGCAAAGTACATTTACAACCAAAAGAAATTGCCCACCACTTTTCCAGAAAACATCACCCAGTTTGAGTCTGAAATGTACTTTTCAAAGTATTTCATTCCAGTTGAAACTGTCTGCCAAGAGTGCCCAGGTCATGTCTCCTTAACAGAGCCAGTGCTGATCACCAACAAAGCGAGAGTCATTACTTTAACAGGAATGACAGAAG ATAATtccacatttttcaaaaagtgtCCGGATTGTGAAATGGTCTACTGTTACCAGGAGTGGAGCGAGGGTCTTCACAATTTCAACAATGACATCATCCTGAGTCTGCAACTATGCATTCTTCTGCAAAACTCAATCAAG agTCACACTAATGATGGTGGAGTAGTGGAGGTGCTGCGGACAGTAGGTGTCAAGTCTCCATGTGGCATGGAAGTGCTTCAGGCATACATCCACTTTGAAGCTCTTACAAGTCACGACTGTCCGTCTGAAGTCATGATGGATCTTTATCAAAAAGGCATTTTCAACATGGCAG GAAGTTCTGCCTATGTTGCCACCTCAGACGGTAACAACAAAGAAGCTGCAGTGTCTGCGGCTGTCACAACCTCCTTCATGCCGGCTGAAATACAGAGGCTGAGCAAACAAAGAACAGAGGAGTGTCACAGGGCTGTGAGCAGATATCTTGTGAAAGGATTACATCCCTTGTCCACAGTGGAGTCACCTTGGTTTAG AGAGATGACAAAAACACTAAACCCAAGGTACCACCTGCCCTCCAGAGATCAGCTCATAAACACACTGATACCTTCATGGTACGCTGCGGAGAAGAAGCATGTCATCAGAGAGCTGCTTCAAGTGTCTAAGGCTGCAGTGACATGTGACTGGTGGACAAGTTTTGCCCACGACCATTATCTGACTGTTACTTTACACTTCATAATGAAAGGCCAGATGAGGCAGAAAGTGCTGTGTACGAAGTCAGTTTGCGACactcagacagacacagtaGTAGCAGAGCAGATAGGTGGTGTACTGGAGGAATTTGGTGTCCTAGACAAAGTTGTTGCTATGACGGTGGATAATGTGTTCAGGATTGCCATCAAGAAACTGCAGTTGAGGAAGCTGAGATGTTTTGCCCATATTCTTAATCTTGCTGCACAGAAGGTGTACACCAGTAACACTGTGGCCAGATGGGCATCAAAAATAAGAGCTGTTGTTGTTTGGATCAAAAGGTTTTCCACAGCTCAAACAGTTCTTCAGGAGAAACAACAGCTTTTGA ATCTACCACAACACTCTTTAGTACTCGATGTCCAAACACATTGGAGTTCATTGTACCTCATGGTGGAGAGGTTTGTAGAGCAGTATGCTGCCTTACAGGCCACTACCACAGACCCGCAGATCAAACCGTATGTTGAGAAGAAAAG GCTAGAAACGCTGACAGACGATGATCACCGAAAAGCAGAGGAGTTTATTAGGATCATGAAGCCTTTGTATACATCTTCGCTCTGTGTCTCCGCTGACAAGAGTCCAACTTGTAGTCAGATATTTCCCATCTTGAAAAAACTGGAGGCCCACTTTGAAACCCGGGATGAGGACTCTCTGTTCACAGCCACGCTCAAGGAAAAGGTCTGGGGTGACCTGTCTACATGTTACAAG GATGGCGATACTTGGAAGTTCCTACAGGAGTCAAGCGCTCTGGATCCAAGGTTCAAGAAAAGAATAGACTCAGATGAGATTTGGTACAGAGTGGAAAATGCTGCAGTTAGggttaaaaccaaaacacag GTGTCAAATCAGGAGGAACACAGACTTTTGCAGGAGGACGATAGTGATGCATCTGATGTGTCTGAGCAGAAAGACAAGGAGCCAGAGTATTCTTCAGATGAG ACACCGTATCCCAAAAGACCGAGGTTAACAGCCCTGGAGGAGCTTTtcgaggaggaggacagagttCTGAAGAGCAGCGCAGCAGCCGAAAAGACACTTTCAATACCTGAAAGAGTCCAGCAAGAAATACAGCTGTACAGAAACCTGCCTGCAGTACCCACGTCAGAGGACGCTCTGGCCTGGTGGTGGGAGAGACGAGACACGCTGCCTCTCCTGTCTGAGCTCTCCAACTCATACCTGTGTATCCAAGCATCGTCTACTCCTCGTGAGAGAGTGTTTTCCACAGCAGGGGACACACTCAGCCATGAGAGGTCACACGTTCTACCAGAACAGGCAGATATGCAGATTTTTCTACAGAAAAATTGTTAA